A single region of the Nicotiana sylvestris chromosome 6, ASM39365v2, whole genome shotgun sequence genome encodes:
- the LOC138870329 gene encoding uncharacterized protein, protein MVTSWMLNSLSKDLTDSLQNVNNAKELWQELEDRYDQTNCAKLYQLQKEINDLSQGTLDITGYYTKIKKLWEELNALNAHAQYNCHCTCGAKANVHKAEQDRRLIPFLMGLNEVYTAVRGSTLMMNPLPSIAQAFSILIQEEKQRKVKPHNQQLMIESTSLNVNGLGNNNFRTNYNQHMNTSGNNSYGRGYIGNKPKPFYDFCKRLGHTKDKCYKLHIYPQNLKYNNGNKGKKITVNVFDTIK, encoded by the coding sequence ATGGTGACTTCATGGATGTTAAATTCTCTTTCGAAGGACCTAACAGATAGTTTACAAAATGTGAATAATGCAAAGGAATTATGGCAGGAGTTAGAAGATAGGTATGATCAAACCAACTGTGCGAAACTTTATCAACTTCAAAAGGAAATTAATGACCTAAGTCAAGGAACTCTTGACATAACGGGCTATTAtacaaaaataaagaagctatGGGAAGAGCTGAATGCACTAAATGCACACGCACAATACAACTGTCACTGCACTTGCGGAGCTAAAGCCAATGTGCATAAGGCTGAGCAAGATAGAAGACTGATACCATTTTTGATGGGGCTGAATGAGGTATATACTGCTGTAAGAGGGAGCACATTGATGATGAATCCTCTTCCGAGCATTGCACAAGCCTTTTCTATTCTCATACAAGAAGAGAAGCAAAGGAAAGTTAAACCACACAATCAACAACTCATGATTGAATCTACATCACTGAATGTTAATGGTCTAGGGAACAATAATTTTAGAACAAACTACAACCAACACATGAATACTTCTGGGAACAATAGCTATGGAAGAGGCTATATAGGAAACAAACCTAAACCATTTTATGACTTCTGCAAGAGGCTAGGGCACACCAAGGATAAGTGTTATAAACTTCATATATACCCTCAGAATTTGAAGTACAACAATGGTAACAAGGGAAAGAAGATAACAGTAAATGTATTTGATACAATAAAGTGA